The genomic DNA CCACAATCCCGTCAATCTCCAGCGGCACCACCTGCGCGCCGCTCTCATCGCTCAGGATGCAGAGGATCGAATGCAAGGGCCGCACCCAGCGCAGGCTGCCCGCGCCCCAGCGCATCGACTTTGGCCAAGGGAAGCTGCGCACCGCCGCCTCCAGCACCTCGGCCACAATCTCCGGCGCCGCCCGGCCCGGCTTTTCAATGACCGCAAAGAACACCCGGCCCTTCTTGTCGTCGCGTTCCTCAAGCTGCTCGCGCTTCAGCCCGGCACCGCGCAAAAACCCCTCGATCGCCTTTTCCGGCGCGTCCACGCGCGGCCCCTTGCGCTCTTCGCGGGTCGCCGGGCTTTCTGCCGGAAGCCCATCCACAGCCAGCGCCAGACGGCGCGGCGTGGAAAACGCCCGCGCGCCCGCATAGGTCAGCCCGGCTTCCACCAGCCCGTCGGTCACCAGCTTCTTGAGGTCTTCCGCCGCCTTGCGCTGCATCCGCGCCGGGATTTCCTCGCTGAATAGTTCGATCAGAAGATCAGCCATCGCTCTCGCCTTCCTGCGGCATCCCTGCCGGCGTCTCGTTCATGTCTGCATCCGGCGGCGGGGGGCAGCCTGGGGGCACCGGGTCGCCATCAAAGGCAGCCGCACCGCAGCGGTTGATCTGGTGCCAGACCCAGCCGCGCCCGTCCTCGGCAATCGCCACCACCCGGTCGATCCCGTATTCGATGTCTTTCTCGCCCAGAAAGGCCAATGCCCGGCCCTCCTCCAGCGCCGTGCCCACCTCTTCGGCGTCGTAGCAGTCAAACCACCCCGGCCCGGTCAGCGGCACCGCGCCCTCATAGGCCTCATAGGTCTCGCTCAGCATCGCCTGGCTCATCGTCGTGGTGAAACAGGCGCGATAGCGGATCGGTGACGAGGTGGCATTGGTCCCCTCGAAATCGTCGGCGATGATCCCTTCCGGCACGCCGCTCACCAGCGAGGTCAGCTCAACCGGCACCTCGCCATCCGCGAGTTGGACCGGCTCGTAAAAGTGGTATTCCTGAAGGTAATAGATCGCCGCGCCCACGATTGCCGCCGACAACACGATGAACCCTCCTACCAGCTTGCCGTTCATTCTGCCGCCGCAGGCTCAGGCGTCCAGCCTCCCGCCTCGGTCTGCACGAAGGCATCGGCGCAGGCCTTGGCCAGCGCCCGCACCCGCCCGATATAGGCCTGCCGCTCGGTGACGGAGATCACGCCACGCGCATCCAGCAGGTTGAACAAGTGCGAAGCCTTGATGCACTGGTCATAGGCCGGGTGGGCCATCACGATGCGGCGGCCTGTCTTGGGGTCATCTAAGGGCGCGGCCAGAATGCGCTCGCACTCCGCCTCGGCATCCTTGAAGTGCTGCAACAGCGTGTCGGTGTCGGCCACGTCGAAGTTCCAGCGCGAATATTCGCCCTCGGTCTGGCGGAACACGTCGCCATAGCTCAGCGGAATTTCCGTCTGTGGGTCGTTGTAGGGCATGTCCATCACGTGATCGACGCCCAGCACATACATCGCCAGCCGTTCGAGGCCATAGGTCAGCTCACCGCTCACCGGATGGCAATCATGCCCGCCGACCTGCTGGAAATAGGTGAACTGGCTCACCTCCATCCCGTCACACCACACCTCCCAGCCAAGGCCCCATGCGCCCAGCGTCGGGCTCTCCCAGTCGTCCTCGACAAAGCGGATGTCATGCAGGCTGGCGTCAATCCCGATGGCCGCGAGGCTGCCAAGGTAAAGCTCCTGCAAGTCCGGCGGCGAGGGCTTAATCAGCACCTGATACTGGTAATAATGCTGCAACCGGTTGGGGTTGTCGCCATAGCGCCCGTCCGTGGGCCGCCGCGAAGGCTGCACATAGGCCGCCGCCCAAGGCCGCGAGCCCAGCGCGCGCAGCGTAGTGGCCGGGTGGAAGGTGCCCGCGCCCACCTCCATGTCATAGGGCTGCAACACCGCGCAGCCCTTGCCGCCCCAATAGGCCTGTAGGCGCAGGATGATCTCCTGAAAGGAGCGGGGTTTGTCGATGCTCTGCTGCTCGGCCATGGGGCGCGGTATCCTCGGGGTTTCGGCGTGCAGCGTCTCAATAGAGCCGGGGCGCAAGGCGGTCAAACCGTTTGCCTGTGGCCCCCCTGCGACTCCCCCGCCCCGGCGGGCCAGCACACGCATAATTGGGGTGCACCCGCCGTGGGGGCTGATAAATTGCGCTGAAATCAAGCGGGGTGGGATTTGAAGGCCCCGGCAGGAATGGGACGTGGGACAGGCATGACGATTGTGACGAAGCGAGTTTTTGCGGCGCTCTGGCTGCTTTTGGCAACACTCATGGGCGGCGCGGCCACGGCCCAAAGCACCGTATGGGTCCAGATCGAGGCGCAGCCCACGCTGGCCGAGGCCGAGGCACGGGCGCGGGCCTATTCCGCCGCCTTCCCCAATACGGCAGGCTTTCGGATGCGCTCGGGCTGGTATGCCATCGCGCTGGGGCCCTATGCCGCGAGCGATGGCAACCGCGAACTTGCCGCGCTGAAGCGCGAGCGCCTCATCCCCTCCGACAGCTTCATCGCCTTCCCCAACCAGTTTCGCCAGCAATTCTGGCCCGTAGGCGCCAACACCCTGAACGACCCGGCCCCCGCCGCCCAACCCGAGGCCAGCGCCGAACCTGCCACTGAACTGGAGTCCGCAGCCGAAGCGGTGGTCGAGGCCACGCCAGAGCCTGAACCGGTAATCCCCGATGAAACCCCCGCCGAGGCCCGCCGCTCCGAGCGTGCGCTCAGCCGCGATGAGCGCGCCGAGCTTCAGGTTGCCCTGCAATGGGAAGGTTTCTACCTCGGTGCCATCGACGCAGCCTTCGGCCCCGGCACCCGCCGGTCGATGGCCGAATACCAGTCTGCCAAGGGCTATGAGCCCACCGGCGTGCTTACCACCGCGCAGCGCCGCGAGCTGGTGGAGGGTTACCGCGCCGAGTTTGCCGCCCTCGGCATGGCCCCGCTTGCCGACAGTCGCGCGGGCATCGAGATGACAGCCCCCCTCGGCCTCGTCGCCTTCGATCATATCGAGCCGCCCTTCGTGCACTACGCGCCCGCCAATGATCGCGGCGTGCGCCTTTTGCTGATCTCGCAAACCGGCGACCAAACCACGCTCTTCGGTCTCTATGACATCATGCAAACCCTCACCATCGTGCCACAAGAGGGTGAGCGCAGCCGCTCTGAGCGCAGCTTTGTGCTCACCGGGCAGAACGACGATCTGCACAGCTATACCTACGCCCGGCTCGATGGCGGCGCGGTCAAAGGCTTCACGCTGACGTGGAAGCCCGCCGACGCCAAGATCATGAACGCCGTGGTCAAGGAAATGCGCGAGAGCTTCACCCCCACCGCATCAATCCTGCCCGACAGCGCCGGTTCTGGTGCCCAAGAGCAGCGCATTGATCTGCTCGCCGGGCTCGAAATCCGCAGCCCCGAGATGTCGCGCTCCGGCTTCTACGTCGATGGCTCCGGCGCGGTGCTGACCACCACCGAAGTGCTCGGCCAATGCGGCCGCGTCACGCTGGACGAAAGCTACGAGGCCGATATCGCCGCGCGTGATGACACTCTTGGCCTCGCCCTGCTCACCCCGCGCCAGCCTCTCGCACCGCAGGCCCACGCCCGCTTTGCGCCCTCCACGCCCCGGCTGAAGTCCGAGGTGGCCGTTGCGGGCTACAGCTACGAAGAGGTGCTGGGCCTGCCCACCGTCACCTTCGGCACCTTGGCCGACCTGCGCGGCCTCGGCGGCGAGGCCGGCATGCAGCGGCTGGAGCTGTCCACCCTGCCCGGCGATGCTGGCGGCCCGGTGCTCGACCAGTCCGGCGCAGTGCTTGGCATGTTGCTGGCCCGCTCGCAAGACGGCAGCCGCCAGCTTCCCGACAACGTGCAATTCGCAATCGACGTGCCCTCCATCGCCGACTTCCTCACCACCGCCGGGCTGGATGCAACGCCCTCCAGCGCGGCCACCGCGCTGGCCCCGGAAGATCTGACAACCCTCGCCGAGGGCATGACAGTTCTGGTCAGCTGCTGGGAATGATTGGTCGGGGCGCACCCACCATCCGCGACACCCGTAGGGTGGGCAATCTGCCCACCTTACCCTGACGCGCCGCGCCTTACGCCCGCCAGAAGTTCACCGTGAACAGCGCGTAAACTGCCAGAACCTCGAGCCGCCCCACCAGCATCCCGCCCGCCAGCAGCCACTTGGCCGTGTCATTCAACGTGCTGAAGTTCCCTGCCGGCCCGATGGTATCGCCCAGACCGGGGCCGATATTGGCAATCGCCGTCGCCGCGCCGGAAACCGAGGTGGTAAAATCCAGCCCGGTGAAGCTCAGCATCACCGCCAGCGCCCCAAGCGACACCGTGAACAGCACGAAGAAGCTCATCACCGAGCTCAGCACATCCTCCCCGATGGGCCGCCCGTCATAGCGCGGTGTGAAGATGCCCGAAGGCGAGTGAATGGTGCGGATCTGGCTGCGGATCGAGGCGAAGAGCAACTGGTAGCGGAAGATCTTCACCGAGCAGGCCGTCGAGCCCGCGCAGCCGCCGATGAGGCCGATGAAGAAGAACATGATCACCAAAAATCCGCCCCACTGCATGTAATCCACAGAGGCATAGCCCGTGCCCGACATGATCGAGGTGATGTTGAAGAGCCCCTCCCGCATCGCCTGCTCCCAGTGATGCGGAAAGATCGAGGTCAGGATCAGCGAGGTGATCAGCACAAGGATCGCGATGATGGCAAGGAAGGTGCGCACCTGCGTGTCGCGCCACAGCGGCGTGGCATTGCCATGCACCAGTTGCACGTAGCGCACAAAGGGCAAGGCCGCGAGGATCATGAAGATCGAGGCGGCATATTCCGGCGCGCCCGAGAAGGTGCCGAAACTGGCATCATAGTTGGAAAAGCCCCCCGTCGAGACGGTGGTCAGCGCATGCACCAGCGCATCAAACCCGCTCATCCCGAGGAACAGGTAAGTCATCATGCAAGCGAAGGTGATGGCAATGTAGATCACCGAGATCTGCGCCGCGATCTGCGTGGCCCTCGGCAAAATCTTCCCCATCGTCTCAAAGGCTTCCGAGCGGAAAATCTGCATCCCGCCCACCTTCAGCTCGGGCAGGAACACCATCGCAACCACGATAATCCCGATCCCGCCGAGCCATTGCAGAATGCCCCGCCAAAGCAGGATTCCCTTCGGCAGGTCGTCGAGCCCACTAAACACCGTCGAGCCGGTCGTCGTCAGGCCCGACATCGCCTCAAAGAAGGCATCCACCGCCCGCGCCTCGGTCGCCCCGAAAACAAAGGGAATCGCCGCAAAGAACGGCAGCGCCACCCAGACCAGCGTCGTCAGCAAAAAGGTCTGGCGCAGCGTCAGCCCCTCGCTCACCCCATTGGCACAGGCCAGCGCAATGAGCCCGCCCGACAGCATGGTGATGATCCCGCTTTCAAGGAACACCGGCCACTGCGCGTTGGCCTCATAGATATCCACCGCCATGGGCAGCAGCATCATGGCGCCTAGAATTGCGGTGAGAAGGCCGATGACATAACCGACCGGGCGAACGTCCAACATGAGGTGAACGGTTGGCGTGAGCCGCGCAGACTGTCAAGCGCTCCCCCGGCCCATCACCGCAAAACAAGGCGCTCCACTCCGGCACGCGCGGACCGCATGAACGATGACGTCTCACCCAAAGGGCATGACTGGCCCCGCCACTCCGGCAGCCGCCTACCCCATCCGCTCCGAGCGATAGCCGCCCGGCGAGGCCGGGAACACCACCGTCTTGGTCCCGTTCATCAGCACCCGGTGGTGAATGTACGCGTGGATCGCGCGGGCAAACACCTGCGCCTCCACATCCCGGCCAAGGCTCACATAATCCTCGCCGCTCTGGGCATGGGTCACGCGCACCGTGTCCTGCTCGATGATCGGCCCTTCATCCAGATCGGCGGTCACAAAATGCGCCGTCGCCCCAATCAGCTTCACCCCGCGCTCAAACGCCTGCTTGTAGGGGTTCGCGCCCTTGAAGCTGGGCAGGAAGGAATGGTGGATGTTGATGATCCGCCCCGCCATCTTCTGGCACATCGCGTCAGACAGCACCTGCATGTAACGCGCCAGCACGATCAGCTCCGCCCCGGTGTCCTCGACCACATCCATGATCCGCAGCTCGGCCTGCGGCTTGTTCTCCTTCGTCACCCGGATGTGGTGGAATGGGATGTCATGGTTCACCACCACCTTCTGGTAGTCGAGGTGGTTGGAGATCACCGCCACGATCTCCACCGGCAGCGCCCCGATCCGCCAGCGATAGAGCAGGTCGTTCAGGCAATGCCCGAAGCGGGAGACCATGATGATCACCTTCATCTTCTGCGCATCGTCGTGAATTGCCCAGTCCATCGAGAAGGGCCCCGCCACCGCGCCGAAGGCCTCGCGCAGCGCCTCCAGCGGCGCGCCCTCCTCGGAGTTGAAGCTGGTCCGCATGAAGAAGTTCCCGGTCCCCGGGTCGTCAAACTGCGCCGAGTCGGTGATGTTGCAGCCCTTCTCGGCGAGAAAGCCGGAGATTGCGGCAACGATGCCCCGCGTGGAGGGGCAGGTGACGGTAAGGGTGTAGCGGCTCATGGCTAGGTGGTCCTGCGCGTTAAGGTCTCGTGTTGCTCCGATGCCCTATCAGGGGGCGGACCCCCGTCAACTCCTCCACGCAGGCAAACGGCGTTGTGGCCGCAGAATAACCGCCCCCAAAGCGCGGGATTGCCACAATACGACACATGGTGTTCCTATAAGGAACTGTTGCGGAGGAACGGGTGGTGCCACTGGTCGATAGCGAGCGCGTCAAGGCGGGCCCGGGATGCGACCCGATGGCAGGGCGTATCGCCTTCGAGCCGCTCAAAGCCGCATGGTGGGCCGCGCACGGCCTTGGCGGCCTCGCCGCGCTGTTGTTTTTCCCGAGCTGGGGTGGATTCGCCGTCTTCATCCTGCTGACCGGCCTCACCATCTGCGCTGGCCATTCCGTCGGCATGCATCGCCTGCTCATCCACCGCGCCTTCTCCACGCCGCTCTGGCTGGAGCGCCTGCTTGTCTGGCTCGGCACGCTCGTTGGCATGGCTGGGCCGATGGGCATGATCCGCGCCCATGACATGCGCGACTGGCACCAGCGCCAAGCCAGCTGCCCGCCCCATCCCTCGCATGACGCAGGCTTCTTCCGCGATGCCTACTGGCAACTGATGTGCAGCTACCGCCTGAAGCACCCGCCCCGGCTGGAGATCGAGCCCGAAGTCGCCCGCGACCCGGTCTATCGCTTCATCGAACGCACATGGATGGCCCAGCAACTCCCCCTCGCCGTCCTGCTCTTTCTGATCGGCGGTTGGTCTTGGCTGCTCTGGGGCATCTGCCTGCGCGTCTGGGTGTCGCTGACGATGCACTGGATGGTGGGCCACTACTGCCACCGATCAGGCCACCAGGGCTGGCACATCGCGGGCCTGCCGGTGCAGGGCTACAACCTCCCCGGCTGGTCGCTCGTCACCTTCGGAGAAAACTGGCACGGCAACCACCACGCCTTCCCCCATTCCGCCCGCCTTGGCGTTGAAAAGGGCCAGCTCGACCCCGGCTACTGGTTCATCCGAACGCTGGAAGCCCTCGGCCTCGCCACTGGCGTCAAACTTCCCGCCAGCGAGCCCCCGCGTGACGGCCTGACACCCATCGCAACCCCGTAGGGTGGGCAATCTGCCCACCGCCCCGACGACGGCTCATCAGCGCCTCGCCTGACGGCGCAGCCCCTCATCGCAGCCGCTACCCGCCATGCACCAGCGTGGTGAACAGTTTCGGGTCAAGGCTCTGCGCCGCAAAGGTCGGCCCCTCCGTCAGCACCGCCACCGCATCATGGGAGTGCAGGCTCTCCTGATGGCTTGCCACGATCCTGAAATCCCCCACCCGAGGCTCCGCTTGCAAGGCCTCGCAGAAACTCCGCGCCGCATCCTCCACAAAGATCGGGTTCGCCGCGTTCAACTCCGCAAAGGCCTGCTCGTCCTCGCGCTTCACCATCACCTGCGTCTCGGTCGGCACCGCGCTCCGGCACAGTTCCACCAAGTCCTCAAACCACAGCCGCTGCCCCGGCAGGCACTCCACCGAGATCCGCGCCACCGAGCGTTGCGAGTGTGGCGTCGCCAGCTGCCCGCGCGCCCGGCGGGCATGTTCTGAAAGCTCCAGCGAACAGGGGCATGTGCTGGAATAAACGAAATCCAGATGCATCAGCTTCTTGCGCCGCCCGCCCGCGTCCACCACCTCCATCGCAATGTCATAATACTGGTAGCCGGTCAGCCCGCTGCGCAGCGAGTCCACCTTCATCGGGAAGGAAAACCGCATCTGGATGCGGGCATCGAAGCTCTCCAGATCCCCCTTGTAGGCCTCCAGCGTCTCCTCCACCACGTCGAGCGAAAACACCTCCTCGGCGCGGGCATAGAAGGTCCGCATGATGCGAGACATGTTGATGCCCTTCTTCTCCGCCTCAAGGCTCACCGTGCCCGTCACCGACGTTTCCAGCGTGATGTCCCCGCCATCCCGCCGGTGAAACCGGATCGGCAGGCGGAAGTTGGAAATCCCCACATGCTCAATATGCTGCCGCGCCCCCCGGATCAGGCTGCTTGGCCCGTTCTGCAAATCCGGCAACCCGGCCTTATAGGCCTCGTCCACCTTGAACTCTTCGGGATAGGCCCGCGCGAGGGCAGGGTAATTCGGCAGCGGCGCATCGGGCAAAAGCCGCGCGATCGCAGGATCGAGCGCAGCCACCTCCTCAGGCGTTGCCTTTTCAGCCCAGCGGCGCAGCACGTCCAGCGCGGCGCGGGCCTCCTCATCGGTCGTCTCGCCCAGCGCGGCGGCAAGGATGTTCATGGCAATTTCCCCCTTTCACACGGGTGCGGGCCACCGCCTGCATATGGGGCATATACCCCGCCTTGCAAGCTATCCTTAAGCCGCGGGCGACCATTCGGGGGGCGATTCAGCCGTTTTGCTGCCCCCGATGTCACATCTAGGCGGGCTGTCTCGTCATCAAGGTATCGACCCCTTCACACAGGAAAACCCAATGACGCCCAGAGTTGATATCACCACCGCCGCACCCAAGCTGATGACGGAATGGCTGAAGCTTTCCAACACCGTCGAGGCCGCCGGGCTGGATCCCGCACTCTGCGAGTTGGTCAAGCTGCGCGCCTCCCAGATCAACGGCTGTGCCAACTGCCTGAACATGCACAGCTTCGCGGCCAGCGGTCAGGGCGAAACCCCGCAGCGCCTGCACCTGCTGCCCGCATGGGAAGATGCACCCTGCTACACCCCGCGCGAACGCGCCGCCCTTGCCTGGACAGACCATCTGACGCAGGTTTCCACCCGTCGCGCGCCCAAGGCGGTGTACGCCGCGCTGGCCGCAGAGTTCGACCCCGCAGAACAGGTGACCCTGACCATGCTGATCAACGTCATCAACGGCTGGAACCGCCTCGCCATCGGCTTTGACCAGTTCGTGCCCGAATATGGCTGGACATGAGCGCGCCATGAGCGACACCGGCGCAGAACGCTTCGCCGCCGAGCGGCCCGCCTTGCTGCGGGTCGCCTATCGGATGCTCGGCACAATGAGCGATGCCGAGGACGTGGTGCAGGAGGCTTGGCTGCGTTGGTCGACAACAGACAGGGCGGCGGTGCGTGTGCCCGCCGCCTTCCTGCGCCGCACCGTTACCCGGCTCTGCCTCGATCACCTCAAGTCTGCCCGCGTTCGGCGCGAGACCTAC from Oceanicola sp. D3 includes the following:
- a CDS encoding glycine--tRNA ligase subunit alpha, giving the protein MAEQQSIDKPRSFQEIILRLQAYWGGKGCAVLQPYDMEVGAGTFHPATTLRALGSRPWAAAYVQPSRRPTDGRYGDNPNRLQHYYQYQVLIKPSPPDLQELYLGSLAAIGIDASLHDIRFVEDDWESPTLGAWGLGWEVWCDGMEVSQFTYFQQVGGHDCHPVSGELTYGLERLAMYVLGVDHVMDMPYNDPQTEIPLSYGDVFRQTEGEYSRWNFDVADTDTLLQHFKDAEAECERILAAPLDDPKTGRRIVMAHPAYDQCIKASHLFNLLDARGVISVTERQAYIGRVRALAKACADAFVQTEAGGWTPEPAAAE
- the purU gene encoding formyltetrahydrofolate deformylase; its protein translation is MSRYTLTVTCPSTRGIVAAISGFLAEKGCNITDSAQFDDPGTGNFFMRTSFNSEEGAPLEALREAFGAVAGPFSMDWAIHDDAQKMKVIIMVSRFGHCLNDLLYRWRIGALPVEIVAVISNHLDYQKVVVNHDIPFHHIRVTKENKPQAELRIMDVVEDTGAELIVLARYMQVLSDAMCQKMAGRIINIHHSFLPSFKGANPYKQAFERGVKLIGATAHFVTADLDEGPIIEQDTVRVTHAQSGEDYVSLGRDVEAQVFARAIHAYIHHRVLMNGTKTVVFPASPGGYRSERMG
- the folE2 gene encoding GTP cyclohydrolase FolE2, whose amino-acid sequence is MNILAAALGETTDEEARAALDVLRRWAEKATPEEVAALDPAIARLLPDAPLPNYPALARAYPEEFKVDEAYKAGLPDLQNGPSSLIRGARQHIEHVGISNFRLPIRFHRRDGGDITLETSVTGTVSLEAEKKGINMSRIMRTFYARAEEVFSLDVVEETLEAYKGDLESFDARIQMRFSFPMKVDSLRSGLTGYQYYDIAMEVVDAGGRRKKLMHLDFVYSSTCPCSLELSEHARRARGQLATPHSQRSVARISVECLPGQRLWFEDLVELCRSAVPTETQVMVKREDEQAFAELNAANPIFVEDAARSFCEALQAEPRVGDFRIVASHQESLHSHDAVAVLTEGPTFAAQSLDPKLFTTLVHGG
- a CDS encoding fatty acid desaturase; translation: MPLVDSERVKAGPGCDPMAGRIAFEPLKAAWWAAHGLGGLAALLFFPSWGGFAVFILLTGLTICAGHSVGMHRLLIHRAFSTPLWLERLLVWLGTLVGMAGPMGMIRAHDMRDWHQRQASCPPHPSHDAGFFRDAYWQLMCSYRLKHPPRLEIEPEVARDPVYRFIERTWMAQQLPLAVLLFLIGGWSWLLWGICLRVWVSLTMHWMVGHYCHRSGHQGWHIAGLPVQGYNLPGWSLVTFGENWHGNHHAFPHSARLGVEKGQLDPGYWFIRTLEALGLATGVKLPASEPPRDGLTPIATP
- a CDS encoding TrkH family potassium uptake protein; this encodes MLDVRPVGYVIGLLTAILGAMMLLPMAVDIYEANAQWPVFLESGIITMLSGGLIALACANGVSEGLTLRQTFLLTTLVWVALPFFAAIPFVFGATEARAVDAFFEAMSGLTTTGSTVFSGLDDLPKGILLWRGILQWLGGIGIIVVAMVFLPELKVGGMQIFRSEAFETMGKILPRATQIAAQISVIYIAITFACMMTYLFLGMSGFDALVHALTTVSTGGFSNYDASFGTFSGAPEYAASIFMILAALPFVRYVQLVHGNATPLWRDTQVRTFLAIIAILVLITSLILTSIFPHHWEQAMREGLFNITSIMSGTGYASVDYMQWGGFLVIMFFFIGLIGGCAGSTACSVKIFRYQLLFASIRSQIRTIHSPSGIFTPRYDGRPIGEDVLSSVMSFFVLFTVSLGALAVMLSFTGLDFTTSVSGAATAIANIGPGLGDTIGPAGNFSTLNDTAKWLLAGGMLVGRLEVLAVYALFTVNFWRA
- a CDS encoding serine protease — its product is MTIVTKRVFAALWLLLATLMGGAATAQSTVWVQIEAQPTLAEAEARARAYSAAFPNTAGFRMRSGWYAIALGPYAASDGNRELAALKRERLIPSDSFIAFPNQFRQQFWPVGANTLNDPAPAAQPEASAEPATELESAAEAVVEATPEPEPVIPDETPAEARRSERALSRDERAELQVALQWEGFYLGAIDAAFGPGTRRSMAEYQSAKGYEPTGVLTTAQRRELVEGYRAEFAALGMAPLADSRAGIEMTAPLGLVAFDHIEPPFVHYAPANDRGVRLLLISQTGDQTTLFGLYDIMQTLTIVPQEGERSRSERSFVLTGQNDDLHSYTYARLDGGAVKGFTLTWKPADAKIMNAVVKEMRESFTPTASILPDSAGSGAQEQRIDLLAGLEIRSPEMSRSGFYVDGSGAVLTTTEVLGQCGRVTLDESYEADIAARDDTLGLALLTPRQPLAPQAHARFAPSTPRLKSEVAVAGYSYEEVLGLPTVTFGTLADLRGLGGEAGMQRLELSTLPGDAGGPVLDQSGAVLGMLLARSQDGSRQLPDNVQFAIDVPSIADFLTTAGLDATPSSAATALAPEDLTTLAEGMTVLVSCWE
- a CDS encoding carboxymuconolactone decarboxylase family protein — encoded protein: MTPRVDITTAAPKLMTEWLKLSNTVEAAGLDPALCELVKLRASQINGCANCLNMHSFAASGQGETPQRLHLLPAWEDAPCYTPRERAALAWTDHLTQVSTRRAPKAVYAALAAEFDPAEQVTLTMLINVINGWNRLAIGFDQFVPEYGWT
- a CDS encoding DUF6446 family protein, whose product is MNGKLVGGFIVLSAAIVGAAIYYLQEYHFYEPVQLADGEVPVELTSLVSGVPEGIIADDFEGTNATSSPIRYRACFTTTMSQAMLSETYEAYEGAVPLTGPGWFDCYDAEEVGTALEEGRALAFLGEKDIEYGIDRVVAIAEDGRGWVWHQINRCGAAAFDGDPVPPGCPPPPDADMNETPAGMPQEGESDG